CACCCTCCACCGGCATCTCGGCGATAAAGGCAAACAGGTCCTCAAGCGAACCTTGCACAGGTCCCTCTATATCAAGCGTCTTCTCATGGAGCTTGACCCTGGCGTTCTCAGTGACCAAACCATGGGATTCTGCGTGATCGACACTGGCCTCAAGATCTTCCCCGGCTATCGACAGATGGCCGCTGACATTGGTCAACGCAGGCCAGCCTTCCGCATAAGGCAGCAGGCCATCGACGACCTCCAGCTCAAGATCCAGCGTCGGGTCGAACCGCTCACCGGATAGCCCATCCTGCTCGCGCAGGGGCACATGTAGACGCAGGCTGCCTTCAGGCACTCGACCTGCCAACCCGCTGGACAGCCATTCGGCAAGATCCGGATCGACGTCATTACGCAGCAGTGGCATGGGTAGCCACCCGGTCAGCGCCTGATCAACAGCATCAACATTCTGGAAGTCCAGGCTCAGGCCAAATCCGCCACGCTGATCCGAGGCTATGGCCAGGCCGAAATCGCCCTGAACGTCAGCCCCTTTCCAGCCTACGGAGAGATTACGACCACTGACATAGCTGCGCGGGCCATCATAGGACCAATCGACCAGCCCCTGTGCGTAATCCAGCTCCATCGGTTCAGCAAAGATCTCGGGGAAGAACATCGACGCGCCCTCGTCGTTGACGAAGTTGACACGTCCATGAGTACCATCGGCCTCAACCCACACCTTCAGAGGACCGCCACCTGGCGCGCTTTGCCAAGGGGAAACCTCAACGGAAGTTGCCGCCACCTGAGCCTGCCACAGACCATCGCGCTGTCCGAAACCAAGGCCCGTGACCTGGCCTCGTGGTTGCAAGGCATCAACGGCACGCGCCAGCCCCTCGGGAAGCTGCAGGCGCTCACGCCAGGCTGCCAATGCCGACAGCTCAAAGCCCGATGCATTGGCCCACCAGCCATCCTCGGTGCTGGCCACATGCCAGAAACGCGGAATCGGGTTGCCAGTCGGAGCCTGTTCACCTTCACCACCGGTCCATTCAACGTTCTCGGAACGCCCCTCGAACCAGGATTCCCAGTCATCGCCTTCCTTGCGCACCCACTGTCCACGCAACTCACTGCCTGTGAGTACCACGCCACCGGGATGCTCGGCATCGTCATCCAAAGGACGCGACTGATTAAGTGCCAGGTGTGGTGCCATGATATCGAGACGAACATCCGCTACTCGCCCAGCGTCCCAGCGCCCCCACAGATTGACATCACCACTGGCCTCGTCGAAGCGCACGATGTCCTCGATCCCCAGCAATGCGGAAAAGCCAGTGAGACTGTCGAGCTGCATGCTGCCCTGAAGCCGGGCATTGAAGTTCGCGGCATCCTCCTCGCCTGGCGTAAGAGACATGACAACCTGCATGCCTTCCTTGCCTCGGCCATCGACAAAGACCTTACCCTCGATATGGGTATTGCCGTTGTCATCCGCAGTCATCAGCACCTGTGGGGCATGTAGTACCGTATTACGATGCTGACCGTGGAGCACCAGCCGCAGGTCATCTACCCAGGCTCGTTGCCGCAATAGAACGCCGACCCAGAAATCGACTCGCTGCAGGCTGAACTCACCTTCGGGCACCAACTCCGGGGGAATACGGGCTGGCTTGGGCCACACCCAGCGACCCTGCTGGTCCTGATAGAGATGCAGGGTGACCCCACTGAAATGAGCACGCTCGACCACCGGAATCGCGTTGCGGATGGACTCGATAGTGTCGAGGCGCACGTCGCCGTGCTCGATCTGCAGCAACGGATAGTCGCCCAGCGAGCTACGTGAATCGAGAGCCAGACCTTGGATGCTCGCGCGAGGATCAACACCAACCATGGCACCATCGATATGCGTCAGGCTGGCACCGGCATCAAAGCGCGACTCGAGCATATCGACCAGCGCTGTCTCCAGCAGGTCGATCTGAGAGAACGACAGGCGCAACACCAGCAACAGTAGTGCGACCAGCGCCAGCACCACCGCAACCAGCGTCAACAACCATCGTGACAGCAGGCGGAATGGCGCCATGAAATCACATCAGCACGATGTCGTACTGCTCCTGGGAATAGTGAGATTCGACCTGAAAACGGATCGTCTTGCCGATGAATTCCTCGAGATCGGCCACTGCGGAGGACTCTTCGTCGAGCAGACGATCGACCACCGCCTGCGACGCCAATACCGCATAGGTTTCGGCATTATAGGCGCGCTCTTCACGCAGAATCTCTCGGAATATCTCGTAGCACACCGACTCAGGGGTCTTCAGCGTACCGCGCCCATGGCAGGATGGGCACGGCTCACAGAGCGTCTGCTCAAGACTCTCGCGAGTACGCTTGCGGGTCAGCTG
This Halomonas huangheensis DNA region includes the following protein-coding sequences:
- a CDS encoding YhdP family protein; the protein is MAPFRLLSRWLLTLVAVVLALVALLLLVLRLSFSQIDLLETALVDMLESRFDAGASLTHIDGAMVGVDPRASIQGLALDSRSSLGDYPLLQIEHGDVRLDTIESIRNAIPVVERAHFSGVTLHLYQDQQGRWVWPKPARIPPELVPEGEFSLQRVDFWVGVLLRQRAWVDDLRLVLHGQHRNTVLHAPQVLMTADDNGNTHIEGKVFVDGRGKEGMQVVMSLTPGEEDAANFNARLQGSMQLDSLTGFSALLGIEDIVRFDEASGDVNLWGRWDAGRVADVRLDIMAPHLALNQSRPLDDDAEHPGGVVLTGSELRGQWVRKEGDDWESWFEGRSENVEWTGGEGEQAPTGNPIPRFWHVASTEDGWWANASGFELSALAAWRERLQLPEGLARAVDALQPRGQVTGLGFGQRDGLWQAQVAATSVEVSPWQSAPGGGPLKVWVEADGTHGRVNFVNDEGASMFFPEIFAEPMELDYAQGLVDWSYDGPRSYVSGRNLSVGWKGADVQGDFGLAIASDQRGGFGLSLDFQNVDAVDQALTGWLPMPLLRNDVDPDLAEWLSSGLAGRVPEGSLRLHVPLREQDGLSGERFDPTLDLELEVVDGLLPYAEGWPALTNVSGHLSIAGEDLEASVDHAESHGLVTENARVKLHEKTLDIEGPVQGSLEDLFAFIAEMPVEGAEAGANWQGQGNVDGKLTLSMPMDNPEALDLEVATRVNASRIEQATTGLEFTDVSGPLSWQQQGEQGGLLGQLQGHMLGGDISADLKGIGQPVSLSGTVHANALSEFAGLNPDTLISGSTPWRGQLDINDKQLSIDSTLQGLAIALPEPIGKTSGQMLPLNLDIGLGDPGTISAQLGTSVGMRWRDALDGQGQVWIGRQRPGSWPTSSGWVIGATLPRLDSVAWVDAIKPLLSNDGASNVAGSGGLPFAISRVEADTACLSSDGSCLGSLALDAYPQGRNWRASVDGSLMAGQIDYLIGAPQPLRIHLNRLNLDGVVANLTPEPAVEAAPGSLFGELDIAGHPEPFIRRLGELPAGILEIIDLEYQGHQFGPFKGQWLASQERLSLDPLSLSLGELTAEGELVWEASGSSESLTRSRLAITGGDPGTALEALGQQVAVRSRSMDVDSQLAWPGAPWQFALARSRGSLDVDLEDGSFANISSPSARVIGLLNVDNLLRRLSLDFSDVTGSGTAFDRVRGNATLYGGVLETQGPIKIDGPATNFTLEGAANLATRELELMLGVTVPVSNNLPLAAVLAGAPMVGGALFVADKLFGDAIDSVTRIHYQVRGPWTAPQISLESAQ